aagataattttaaaaaaaaaagtaaaatcacTTATCCTTTTCTAAATGGCAATAAATAATGATGTTTGTAATGTTtcgaattttgaatttaaattcattatttttttcttcagtTTTCATTGTTTGTATTCCTATGATTGttaaacccaaacaaaaatCCTGACTCCGTTTATGGCGACAATGGACTTTGGTGAGAATAGTTTGATAATGCACGCAAGTGACAGTGGGTTGATGTTTTAATAGCAATACTCTCTTTCAATAATTTATTAACGCGACCCATCAAAATGGTACATAGGTTCAATTGCACAGGCTACCTGCGGACCAAAATTATCCATAATCTTATTCCCAGTTACAGCATGTAATCTTCAGATTTTCCATTttagttttcaaaagttgagtTTAATACAGCTGCACCATTTCAGAATTGCATAATAAAAAAGCACAATTGTAACTAGTGCAATCAAAACTCAGAACATTTCAGAGAAATGAAGGTAAATTGATCTCTTAATATTTTTGTTCAGTTGATCCAATGTACAATTTCCAAACAATTCGGCTGTACACCATACATGATGATCCTTTTACAAAAAGCATACTCAGTATACAAACTACATGGTCTATTACAAGTCTCTAGAACTATATACACTGCCCATCCAACTAAGAAGCGAGAATCGCAAacctaaatattctttttttcctcaagaacaaccaaaaaaaaaaagttaaaaaggcAGCCTTGCAGTCTTTACCAGTTGTATCACCATAAACATGACATTCCTTGTACAGCATATGCTCAAGGAAATGATTTCAGCAAAAAATTACCAAGGTTCAGAGTTGTTGGAGAGGAAACTTGTGCGTTCTGAGGGTCTTGACCAATCCTCCTCCATCTTAATGAGCTCAAGGCGAATTATTAGTTTCTCTAGAGCTTCTTCCTCCAGATCACGGAAGGGATGGTATGATTTCTCCTGTTTGGAAGATTTCTGAAATAGGTAATAGATTAGTTGACAGattctcctttcattttggCCATAGGGAGGTGGGGTTTAGAAAGTTGCCATTAATCATGCAGCTGACTAATAACGAGAACTGTACCTGTATATCCTGAAACAACTTGAGATACTGGAGTGCCATCTCATAAAACCCACAGTGGTAGAGGAGAACTCCATAGTCTCTGAGCTCTATTGGGTCAGTTTCAAGAAGGATAAGACGTTCACATGCTGAATACAAAGGAATAGTACTTAGAAGTAAGCCAAAACGTTTTAATTGGCAATTCTGATTCCAGAGAAACTTCAAATTTGAAGCTTAAGAAATGCTTCTAAGCAGTCAAGGACTTGATCATACAAAGAAAGGAGAGATTTACATAAGAAAAGGCTACCATCCTCATATATGAAATAAATTCTTATAGAACTTTCTCATTTTCCATGTTAGGCATAACGATAATATTCATATGTATGAGGGAAGGTAGAGGAAAAGAAATCAGGAATTACGGAGTTTtacttatttatctttttttttttaagttttatctgTCATCAAAACTGGTAATCCAGAATCTTATTTGTCTCATCATCAAATGTGCTAATCTGGTTGTCCATTATTCTAGCTTGTTCTTGAAATTGAAGAGCGTTTCTATTCACATTTGTGAAGTTCTGTTGACCACTTTATTCTCATTTGTTTACCTTCATCTTTCCACTGCAAGATATTCCCTCACTTCTTAGTTGATTTTCTACTCTATCCACAAGAATGCATGTGTTTCAAAAGATGCAGGAACTAGTTAAGTTTATTTAACTTCGTCGGGGCAAGTAACAGCTTAGGCCTTTtttttctaacaaagaaaaaaatattttaaaaatataaaacgCCCCCAGAATGCTGATAAAAATAACGTGGAAACTTCTCTCCATATTGATAACCTATACATTCTGTACCTCGAACAATTGATTAAAGGATAagataaataaatgataaaatctaaAGATCATAGATTCCTTTTGATGGAAATATACAGTAGTAATCTTCTATCAAAACAAGGTAGTGAAAACAGTAGGAAACAGGTTCTGGGATCTGAACCCCTTATGGGAGCATCACTATGAGCAGTGTTCAATTAAAAAACATACCTGCTCAATTATCATAGAGCTCTAAACCTTCTAACTGAGAACTCTCAGATTCCCACTCAAGTTCTTTAGAGGTCCCTAAAGAACTTGTTTTAACAACCATTGTGCTTTTAACTCCATTAACTTTGTAGTATTTGATATGTCACCTATCCTCTTGACCTAAGAACCAAGACCAGTTTAGAAAGCACTTTAAGATGAAAGCCAAAGAAGCCTCATACCAGCAAGTGCACGTCGCATATCCCCAAACCGAACACTAGTCCAAACACCTCGCAGTAGCCTATGCTGAGCAGCCTTTGCTGATGCAATCTTTAATGCACTGAATCAAACAAAACTAAAGCTTGAGGATGAGAAGGAAAATGGAATTTTGCAGGATTTCAGTCAAAggatgcaaaataccaaaccctTCAACGCAAGGAAGTCTAAATTACATTGGATGGCAATGAAGTAGCAGAGGAAAAAATCGAACCTTTCTTCAACACTGTTGGACGTATCGCAATTAGCAGCTTGAGCTGCCCTAAAGAAAAGGCTCTTAGCAGGATCATGTTGAAAAGGccaaaatgcattttttaagtctttcaaaatctgcaagCGAAACAGAACTAAACAACTGAATGCTCAATGTCCATATACATactacaagattatatacagtTTAAAATTGTAGCAGGGAACAGATTTTTTCCTCTCCTTTCAGATGAGTTACATTTGGACACATATAGATGAAATATTGCTTTATCAGAAGCAAAAGGCCACAAGTTTGTATACATGAGAATGTGAAATTAATGCGCGAATGCCCTTGAGGCCCCCCACATGAGAAGCGACAATAGAGATGCAAAGTAGTATTTCTTTGTCAGAAAGACCACATTTGCTTTTCCATGAAAATCTGAAGTTTATGTCAGAACTAGTAGGCAACTACGAGCAAGCCAAACCGCCTCCCGGGGGAGAAATGACAACAAAGGTTCAGATGcatataaaacagaaattttgttGCATCATAAATGTGTTCAATTTGCAGATATCTCAACCAGAATCAGACTTCCTTAATTATGTCTTTATTCATAATTGTTTCCTGGCAGACTTTGATGATCCAGCTGATCAATGAATTTGAAACTTGTTATAAAACTTTACCCAAAAGCAAAAACAGTGGATTAAGGGTGAAAATCCACACAAATTACTTTCTTCCAGAGGTAGACCAATAAAAAATTAACCTGTTCTTTAGACTTTATGAAGTCTGAGAGATGGCACTCTAACCAGTGATAGATGCTAATGATTGCAAAAGCATATAATAGAGAATAAAAATGCTTGTGGTCCTTGGCATATACTAAGAGTGGACAGGACATTTGTCAGTAGTTCCTAGATATTTTGCTTCCATTAGAATCAGCGGAGGGTTAGATGAAGATCCTAGAGTAGGGGCAAATCTTGAATAATTCTTTTCAGCATACAATGGTAACAAGGGACAGAAAAGCCAGAAGTAATTTTAAGACAAATGCATAATCACTCAGACTTTGATGCTTCCAGATGACTGCATGATGCAGGAGCATATTAGATATTAGATTTTGTTAGTTATGCTTTGTGCCAACTGTTGAAGTAGTTTTAGAAATTGTTTAGTGTAGCTGATGCACAACTACTAGGCATGTGCCTCATTTGCCATAATTATCCATGACTGTTTAGGTCTCTCGCACAAACACTTGACGAAAAGTGGAGGAAAGTGGGGGAGCTAAATTGGCCAATAAAACTAAACTCCTGTCACTTTAGGGCAATAATATGTTTGGGGACGTAATAAGCATCCAGTCAGGGTACTGCAACCAGTAGTTTATACCACTAAATTACCTAAAGTTTTATCAGCTatcttatcttttttttctttttaatatgaCAGTAGGGTCAGTTGGTAAGGAGATCAAGGCTTATCGGTCTCAGTTCAAATCAAATGACCCTGCTTGGGTCACTCTTTAACTTTACATACTTCCTATTCAAAGTGACTTGTACCTGTACTTACTAGGCTGTGGGAGTTTCTATTTCTTCTATCATCATGGTTTTGTTGTCATTCTGTGGCCTCTGCTTGCTGTAGATCTTTTACTAACATGCTGATTATAGGCCTTACTCATTTACAGCATCAAAGCAGAGGCTTTTTATTGATTATTGCAGTAGAAGTAGGAATCAATTCCAGGTTGGGTGACACTGTTTATTGATTGTCCCATGAGCTCTTGGGCTAGGATACGTATTTCTTTTAGCTTGAGACAATTGGTTATCTTAGAAGGGTTAGCTACGTCCCCTTGGGAACAATGAAGCAACTAACACCCTATCTCATACTCTGTATAATGAGATAGACATATTGCGAGATAATCTGCAACCTTAACGGCCCCCATACAGCCAGAAGCTAATTTCTTTCAaacattttgttttgtttactTCATCAATCCTAGTACTTCGTGCTGCTAGCTAAGATTCCCTTTTTATTTTCTGCACCGCTGTAGGAAGTCATGGTCTGGaacaaaatttatatattaaagaTACTTATTATCCCTTCTAAATATCACGTTTAAAGGTTCACTGTTTTTGATCCTTTCAGGCCATCACACAAGCATTTATCCATTCAAGTGCATTTTGCAATTATTCAGTTCTAACAGCATTTATACTTTTATACATCCTTTGATTTCCCTTCTACACATGAATTAAGAGCTTCAAACTCTTTGCTCCTTCATGTGCTTATGGGAGAAACTAGAGTTTCAGAAAAAATTTAACCACATCACCACAGTTTCAGAATAACAAAATTTTACATAATGCATAAGATGTATTTAAGGATGAGATAAAAATACAGCATGTTACTTAAGCAAATTAAAACAGGAGATGCAGGGGACTAGATTTGTCAGGGGAAGatgaataaattaaaattacatCATTGGAAATTTCATTCTTTTAAAACTTTGACTCCTGTATGCCAGAACTTTGAAGAATAACAATGGTAGAGAAAGGCATAACTTCATATCACATGAATTCAAAAGGATTCATGAACTCGGGatataaaaattcaaaaattgaatTGTACAGCTGAGACTCTTCTAGTTGAGTCAACTTCTGTACAACATTTTTTAAACAGTTAGATAGAAAGAGGTTACgaactaataaaataaatttaagcCAAACATCTTTTGTGCGCATTTTGAGGTCCTGGAAAGTTTCGTTAGATGAAATTAAAAAGCGAACACATTTAAATGCCAGTATCTCAAATCATGTCACCATCCAGCCTAAAGAAAAGCATTGAAGCATCCAGTTTGATACAAACAGAGTTTTACGAAGCGTGAGAGACATATTATAACAAGTGAAGCAACCAAGCAGCATACTTAGCAAAACAGTATGAAGATGGCACTAGACCAACTCATTTGAAGGAAGCCCCTGTTCAAGACAAATTTAAGTGGGCAGCAGAAGATGAGTTACCTCCACCAATAAAGATTGGGATGTCATAATATGTA
This portion of the Coffea arabica cultivar ET-39 chromosome 2e, Coffea Arabica ET-39 HiFi, whole genome shotgun sequence genome encodes:
- the LOC113707289 gene encoding uncharacterized protein isoform X2 encodes the protein MSGAGMGSSPWIAGTFNLLSSTPYSAESSKSPNKSQCSSSARRRPAYCKFSLPANDLKFVLHDALQSSGLDTTHARGFQRSKHSQVEQRSLYLHSVLTHRSGSASMLSLIYSEVLKMLRLWGMVNFDVEVFFPHDSHSSPRGYHKQKSREGDQLHIMTSQSLLVEILKDLKNAFWPFQHDPAKSLFFRAAQAANCDTSNSVEESALKIASAKAAQHRLLRGVWTSVRFGDMRRALAACERLILLETDPIELRDYGVLLYHCGFYEMALQYLKLFQDIQKSSKQEKSYHPFRDLEEEALEKLIIRLELIKMEEDWSRPSERTSFLSNNSEPW